The nucleotide sequence cctatttcaattaatcaagtcttaacaaggttgattgcttaacatgttggaaacacttaatcatataaatatcaatttcatttaatatatataaacatggaaaagttcgggtcactacaattcaggTGGCAGGCGAACATGAAATAGGAAGGAGCAAATACTGTTATTAATAATGCGGATCATGCGTTCCGCCATACCATTTTGTTGAGAGGTATGTGACCATGAGAAACGATACTCAATGTCATGGGTGCGAAAAAGGTCATGGAATGAGGCGTTATTATATTCACCCCTGTTGTCACACTTGAAGGCTTTAATTATGGTGTTGAATTGGTTTTTATCATATGTATTAAAGTGTAAGAATGTAAAAAAGGCATTAGATTTCTTGTGGAGAGGATATATCCATATAAATGTGTGAAGTGGTCTAATAATAACATGTAATATTTAAAACCACCTATACTAAAAATGGGAGATGTCCATAAATCAGAATGGACCATTTCAAAATGTTTAGAAACAATAGAAGTAGAACGAGAAAACGAAAATTTAACATGTTTCTCTGATTGGCACGCATGGCATAAAGTTTTCATCGAGGCTTTATTACAATTAAAAAACTCACGCGAAGGAACTGTTACTAGGAGTTTTTTTGTAATAAAAATCGCCTATACATGAACAAATAAAAAACGGCCGATCAAAGATTAGGCGGCGGTTTGTTTGTAATTAAGCGTAGGGTTTAATTGGATGGGGAAAGAAAAAGTTGAGAATGAAAGAACATGAGAGAGATGATAAAACACAATGAGTAAAATTCTCTCCATTTCTTTAATAACACTATCTGGTAACATGAACACCGACGACTAATAAACTTGCATAGAAGAAAGAACTGACGTTATAAGTTGCACTCTACCCGCGAATGACAAGAATTTATTATTCAAATCATCGATCTTCCTTTCATTCTATCAATAAGACCCTTGCAATCCTTATGAAATAGTTTCTGCCAAATAAGAGGCACCCCAAGATATATGACAGGCAATGAACCTTCAACAAACGGCATAATCGTCAAGATAGCAGTTTTAAGAGTCTGATGTACATTGGCGAAAAATGAAGTACCCTTTTGGAAGCTAGGAACCAACCCTGAAAATCTTTTAAAGTCTTCCAGGGCATTCGCGATAATAGTAACAGAACCAATGTTAGCGTGCACAAAGATAAAAAGGTCatcaacaaatcatatattcacaaTTTGTTAGCTCTCGCACTTAGGATGAAACTGGAACTCTTCCGTCATACTAATGTTATGGTGGATCTGTAGTGTCAGAATCTCTATAACCATTGTAACCAAATAAGGAGACATTGGATCTCCTTGCCTTAACCCACGTTTTCCTTTGAAGTTCTCATGCAAGTCCGCATTAATACAAATAGAAAAAGAGGTAGATGTAACGCACTTCATTATCCATTTAATCATGGTTTTATGAAATCCATGTAACACCTCCAGTAAGAACTCCCAATCGACTGTATCATTAGCATTTTGAATGTCAACTTTGAAGGCACATCTCGGGACACCCCTATCCAGATGATAATTGTGCACCATTTTTTGCGTTAACATGATATTATCCGAGATTCTCCTTCCTGGCACAAATGCGGACTGATTATCACTAATGATGATGTCCAACGAATCCTTGATCCTGCTCGTTATGATCTTACTAATACATTTGTACAAGACATTACAACACAAAATTGGACGATTATCATTCACCTTCAATGGAGATTCCACTTTCGGCAATAGAGTAAGGATTGTGTGATTACTTTCCGTGAGTAACTACCCATTTACAAAAAAACTCTTTGATTGCACTACACACTTCATCCCCAACCATGTCTCAAGCCTTTTTAAAAAACGTGGACGAGTAACCATCCGGGCCAGATGCTCTATCTTCCCCAATACCGAACATAGCCATCTTAACCTCATCATTCGACACTGGTCTTACTATATTCAAAGCCACATCAGGTGCAAGTTTCGAGGTAAATAGCTACTGATCCAGCTCTTGTCTAGAAGTTTGCATATCAGACCCCAAAAAGTTTTTAAAGTGTTGGACAAAAACACCTGGtaccttaatggtgtatcctatcgtatacacgcataaagacacaatattcgcatgaaaatagcatcaggaacactgagaacaatggttttgtgaaactgtccgtcaagcgttctccgctgtgcaggctgcttccgtcatgcataagccctgaaggccgcctagcgcttaagccctgaccggagaacgtcacatccagcgcatatttcggatcacgaataacagaacttATCATCATCTAACACGTGTCCCCAAATaatccggtggatctatcactataaatagaccccttgggtcgtcattttccacattcagacattctgacaacttgtgagcagagatttcacctttctctctcacatagtactttctctcactagaagtcatccggctagtagctcagcgctcagcggacaaaagattgattaagccaccccacaattttatatacttgtgaaccgggtctgcagggattatttcccgagggtaaacatcaatcgacaACACTCTCCCATTCTTAGCcagatacttctagtattgtgctgatacactaagccttacctcataaggaaataggtatcAACATACCTCATTTCCTTCAACTAAAATTCCATCACTATTTTTATGGGGTATTTTTTAACgtgttatttttcttttttttgaaaggcaataattttattaataataaaataaaactagcaagaagctagtaattacaacaataaaagAACTAAAAGCGATTTCACATTACACACGATATCACGACAAACACATTACAACTCGATTTAAAATACATCAATCTCGAATAAGCTAGGCTCTAATTCAACAATCCAAGGAGCATCCCGATATACCAATCAACACCGCACTGTACCACTTAACGGCAATCACTGGAAGAAAGCGTGTAAACCGATGAAAAACCAACCACGACTAACACAACACCCGAGCCTAAAACCGAACAGTTTGAAACACGCTCAATCTAACCTAGTGGTGGTACCGTGAAATGTAAAGAAGTATGCGGATAAATAATCTAAGATCGTCAACTAAAACCATATATCGCCGAAAACCAAAATCCACAACATGCACTCGAAACCACGACTATCAACTCGAAACCACGACTATCAAACCCGTTTGAAATGAACACAAAACTACGACCCGAAACTACAACCATTAACCGCCGACAAACACCACCTAAACCCTCGAAAACCCACCATAAGTCACTAGTACCGGCCAACAAATCAAATTAAACTAAGCAATGACAGTAGCAAGACAAAATGGACTAATAAAAGCAGAAAACATTACAGTGGGACTATAAGCAATCTTCTACCAATCTTCATTCTCTTTGAGTCTGAGTGTTCTGAAACCAACAACCCAACCTATCGATAGATCTGGTTTGCATTTTGGAACCACGATCTGCTAGCGACAACCAACCAGATACCACGAAAAAAAGTTTGCAACGATCAACCGTAATACCTCGAAAAACCGATTACCAGAAAACCCGATTGGAACCACGACTTATGGATCTACACCATATCCATTGGATCTAAACCACGACCCGATTAGAACCCGAATTTGGACCAGTTGGTCGGAACACCAGAAACTTCGATTAGAACCCGAACGGAACCACAATCCACCAAAATGACCTTAACAGTTGGTCTAAACACGATTTGAAAATCAGCGACGAAAAACCGATACACTCGAATTTAAAACTGAAAACAATAGCGAAAAAGCAaaaggaaagaaaagaagaaaaaataaaGGACAAAGGGTGAGGGAGATGGTCCTCCGAACCGCCGGAGGAAAACCGACGGCCGGAGGAGATGTCACAGGGGAGGCGGCGACtgagtttaagctagggttttttTACTTTATTACAAATCAATTAATATAAGGAATATTGTGAAAATGAAGGTGTGGGCGAAAGTGAAGGTGCAAAAGAAGATGGAGGTGAAGGTACGAAAAAAGGTGAAATTGAGGGTTGCAACAAAAATTAACGTGTTATTTTTCTTGTCTAGTAATTATGTGGTTTTTTTGTGTAGTAATTCTGTGGTGCTTGGTTCGATAGATTTTGTTTTGAGGATGTTACTTTTTCGCAAAGTCGTCGTATATGCTAACTTCTTGTTATTGTATCCTATATTTACAAAATCACTTGccttttaaaaaaataattaaaaagaagTTAATACAATGACTGAATTTTCTTAAGATGTGTAAAATAATTACAATACTCTATAAGGGATTTACCAACTCAAGTAAATTGATTAAAATTGCCACAAGTACCATTCAAGACGATAAATTTAAACAAATATATCCACAAACAATATCATCAATAAGTTATAATCTACTGCTTTAATATAATTCAGTTCAACAACTGACCATCTTCTCGATCTGTATGAAATCAAGATACAAATTCATCCAACAGCCAAATATCAATACTTCAATCAAAAAGTTGATTCAACCCAACATTATTATACTTGCATCATCAAGTCCAACTCCAAAACATTCCATTTTACCTACAAATCATATCCTTTATCCCTAAGTTCTTGAACAACTTCATTCTTCATCCTCAACCACAACTTAAGTGCTTCCTGATCAAACTTCTCTTTCTGCAACTGTTTCTGATAATTTTCCGGGCCCAAGTCCATTTCTATAGTCCCTTTTGCACTCACCATTGTTCCGATCATCCCACCTTTCGCGATGAAATCAGTCATGGCCTCCTCGTCACCAGGGTAAGGGTAATTAATTCGTTGATAAAGGTGTGCAAGTTCTTTCTCTTCTTTAGGTACGGGTTTTAGTGTCCACCAACCAAGTGGGGATGTTTCGTTGAACAACCACATGGCACCGAATACGGTGTATGTGCATAAAAGTGCTTTGCCTATTTGTTTCCAGAAGTAGTAATCTTCCTTTCCTAAGCCTATTTTCTTTAGGTACTTCTCGGCAGTAAAAGATTTAGTAACTGAAAAAGAGTAATCAACGTTACAAGACTGACTCATGGGTACAATTAAGTATCAAGTTTAATAACTCTAATAAGTTCTCTAACAAGAATAGAATTCGAAATACCAATCAGATTATAGGGTATACGAAATAGAAAATGCTCAAGAACTAAAGTTGAACCTCCGAACTTAATCGAGTGGTGCCAGCACCATGGTAGACAACTTGATAACTTTAAGCTTATATGTAAAATCTTAAGCAAATAGTCATCATAAGTGTGTTCTTTCGATGCATTACCCAATACGCACATATAGTTGTTGAGACTGACGCGAGAGTCTGAGGGCATCCTATCCTTATAAAAATTAAAGGCccaaatcatttatatttatatatccttAAACCTTAATATAATAGTAAATCCTAACTCTCATTCAATGATAAAATGACTAGCTAGTGTGGTCATGAATGTAAGCTGAGCAGCTGAACCATTCATATCTCATGTTCTTGATTTTTCTCATTCCTATAGTCATCATCATTGGCATACCTGTCGCTGATTAAGATTTTGAATTCGGTTCAAGTATGAGGGTATGCACTACTAATAACAAAAAGGTCCAGGTATGCACTATAATAGGAaatttgttataaaagtaataattggatgataattttattattattatagatattgcatagtatattttttgagtataaataggtgtgttgagttagagtttattgtatgtattttttggttaacaaaaacactctctctctctctagattccaaatgccaccaaactctcattgtacatttttctataaataaaaaccaattactcataccttttgttcaacctttgttttctccgttttacagtatctctatctctatataccttctacagtcaagaaccactaaaggtagttataagcctactgaattataacacgttatcagcacgattatctcaacatttatactaaatatggttggctctgccacctaactaatatatggtcggttataccacctaaatgatatatggtcgacactgtcgcctaatttacatttatgttatctaacatttatttatgtatactaacatttacatttatgttatctaacatttatttatgtatactaacatttacagttatgttcactaacatttatatttatgttatttaagttatatatggtcggttataccacctgaattatattttctgtaatctaactcttattaacttcactaacatttatatttatgttaataagacctcatgattgtacgcaacacgtcatttgacaacacggtactttatgtacgcaacacgtcatttgacaacacggtaccatgggtcgagattaattccgatcaatacgaatacgatggggtctttatatgttatctaacatttatgattacttatgcaattaatcattatttatttcatgcatactaatgtttattcttaaatttataatcttaaaagttaaaataaaaaaagtagtttgtatttttattaaaagtaaatcttaaaagttaaaataaaaaaagtagtttgtatttttattaaaagtaaatcttaaaagttaaaataaaaaaaaagtagtttgtatttttattaaaagtaaatcttaaaagttaaaatagaaaaaatagtttgtatttttattaaaagtaaatcttaaaagttaaaataaaaaaagtagtttgtatttttattaaaagtaaatcttaaaagttaaaataagaaaagtagtttgtatttttattaaaagtaaatcttaaaggttaaaataagaaaaatatattataataatatatattataataatatatattataataatatcattaataatataatataatatgaacctatattcccttatgattttattatttgtaatcataccattattcctttgtttactacttatgaatctaaactaattctaattgcatgttgttatttatctacgaaaaaaaaaaatattatgattatgattatgatttatgttgttcatctttctgaaaatagaaaatgtcaaacttatcaaagcttgagtttgatgccttagacgtatcgggaacaaactacacatcatgggttatggacgtagaaataaatcttggatcattgggtattctagaaactttaaaagaaaataatacttgttccgatcaagataaattaaaatcaattgcttttattcgcaaacatattgataccaccttaaaacatatgtttctcactatcaaagatccacatgttttatgggaaagtatcaagagtagattcgataatcaaaaggaaatattacttccagctgcgagggaagaatggagaaatctaaggttccaagatttcaaaaaggtaagtgaatacagctcggccatgttcaagatccgttcaaagcttcaattctgtggtcaagaaataagtgatgctgatatgatggagaaaactttctccacaatgcattctgcaaatataactgtgcaagaaaatttaagattgcagaattataaaactttttccaaacttcaaacttatctcttagttgcagaagttaataaagaattactgatgaaaaatcaagaatctcgtcctaccggtgcgctagcatttcctgaagctaatgctattaacaataataataataataataaaagaagaaatgcacatggacgagggcgtggaagaggtcgtagccatattggccaaaaccatcatcatggaaattaccataacaataataaaaatcataactatgttcgaaatcacccttatggtaatggtcatggtggtggtggtggtcgtggtggtcgtggtggtcgtggtcgtggacaaagaaataataatccacaaaattataaaatccaaacaccatacaatcccacaaatcacaatgttgaagaaggctcttcaaagaatgttgaagattcttgttaccgatgtggtaaaattggccactggtctaaaaactgccgaacaaatcagcattctattaatcggtatcaagaatctctaaagggaaaaggaaaagaagcaaatcttgtggatgaccttgatacaaaaatcactgagccaacttgtgactactttaatgaataaatttctaatatctatatatatatatatatatatatatatatatatatatatatatatatatatatatatatatatatatatagatatcctattatatgttctcgttaaataaatggttgtagattttcaatctacaccatatctagtttactacatatttccttattatgtgctatcgtttgtaacatgttttgaatgtaatatattgatgaattatatactcattatttgtttctcatattttttttgaagttcatgatgtatactgctggagtaaaaaatcagtcaaatggtggagatatttgtattgcagacagtggtgccactcacaccatactcaaatctaaaaaatatttcacagacttgaaagcaacggaaggaactatacatactatatcaggtcctgtggacttaataaaaggaatgggaaaggcaaaattcatgttaccaaatggtacgaattttctgataaataatgccttattttctcccatgtcaaagagaaatttgttaagtttctctgacatataccaaaatggatatgattatcagtcagtgacaacagaaaatgaaaaatatgtaagtatcactgataagaatcgtgtaattgaaaaactaccaagacttcattctggtttacattatacacatataaatgtacctgaagtaaatgtggtagttaaagaaaaattatgtgatcctgtaatgatcagtttgtggcatgagagattaggtcacccaggatcaacaatgatgaaaagaataatacaaaatacacatggacatccattggcggatcaaaggatccctcatgatgcacttatcccatgtacatcatgctcacttggaaagttgataataagaccatcacctcttaaggttgaaaaagaatcaccaatgtttcttgaaagaattcaaggtgatatatgtggaccaattcatccaccatgtggaccatttagatattttatggttctaatagacgcatctagtagatggtctcatgtttgtctattatcaagtcgaaatatggcatttgcaaaatttcttgctcaaattattaaattgagagcacatttccctgattatactattaaaagggtgagactagataatgccggtgagtttatgtctcaagcatttaataacttttgcatgtctattgggattattgttgaacatcccgttgcccatgtgcatacacaaaatggtttagctgaatcattaattaaacgattgcagctaatagctagaccattgataatgcgaacaaaactcccagtatctgtatggggccatgcaattttgcatgctgcatcattgattcgcattagaccaagcgcaagtcatacatattctcctttgcaacttgcttttggtcatcagccaaatatttcccaccttagaacatttggttgtgcggtttatgtccctatcgcaccaccacaacgcactaaaatgggtcctcaaagaaggatgggaatatatgttggatatgaaacatcttcaataataagatatattgaacccatgacgggtgatgtttttacagcacgttttgctgattgtcactttaatgaaacattattccctagattagggggagaaataaaaaataaagaaaatgatgtttcatggtgtgaacctcaattaatgtatcttgatcctcgcacaaaagaatgcgagatcgaagttcaaaaaataatgcatatgcaagaacttgcaaataaattgcctgatgcatttacagatacaaaaagagtgactaaatcatatataccagcagcaaatgttccagctcgaattgaaattccaaaaactggcaataatgttattcttgagtctttgccacgccagaaacgtgggagaccaattggttccaaagataaaaatcctcggaaaagaaaatcagctgataatgaggtaaaagaaagtgttcaagaagaactacaaatcaatactccttctgcagaggagattgatgatgtcaatacggaattttcaatcaattacgcacattcaaaaatattatggaaccgaaatgaaatgaaaaatcttgatgagatattttcatataatgttgcatatgacatcatgaatgatgatgatgatccagaaccaaaatctgtcatggaatgtcaaaatagacatgattgggatcattggaaaggagcaatacgagctgaatttgaatcactcaataaaagaaaagttttcggatctatcattctcacacctaaagatgtgaaacctgtgggatatagatgggtttttgtgcgaaaaagaaatgagaaaaatgaagttacaaggtataaagctagacttgtagctcaaggtttttctcaaagaccgggaattgattatgaggaaacttattctcctgttatggatgcaattacttttagatacttaatcagcctggcagtttctgaaaatttagaaatgcatctcatggatgttgtgactgcttatctttatggatcacttgatagtgatatatatatgaagatacctgaaggatttaagatatcagaagcaaccaatgcaaaacccaaagaaatgtactcaatcaagttacaaaggtctttatatgggttgaaacaatcgggtcgcatgtggtataaacgattaagtgattacttgataagcaaagggtataccaataatcttatttgcccatgtgttttcattaagaaaacaacatccggatatgtgatcatagctgtttatgttgatgatcttaatatcataggtacaaataaagagatccatgaagccattcaacttctaaagaaagaatttgaaatgaaagatctcggaaaaaccaagtattgccttggtttacaaattgaacatatgcctaatggtttacttgtacatcaaacaacatatactgaaaagattttaaaacgttttaatatggacaaggcaaaaccattaagtactcctatggttgttagatcacttaatgttgacactgatccatttcgtccctgtgaagatcatgaagatatcctgggaccagaagtaccatatcttagtgcaattggagctcttatgtatcttacaaattgtacaagacctgacatttcttttgcagttaatttgttggcaaggttcagctcagctcctaccaaaagacactggaatgggatcaaacacatatttcgataccttcgaggaactactgatttaggattattttattctaacgaatcaaaacaagatttggttggttatgcagatgcaggttatttatctgatccacataaagctaaatctcaaaatggatatgtattcctaaatggaggtaccgcaatatcatggcgttctcaaaaacaaacacttgttgcaacatcatcaaatcatgccgaagtaattgcattacatgaagccagtcgggaatgtttttggttgagatcaatgacacaactcattactgattcttgtggactagaacgcaataaaa is from Rutidosis leptorrhynchoides isolate AG116_Rl617_1_P2 chromosome 10, CSIRO_AGI_Rlap_v1, whole genome shotgun sequence and encodes:
- the LOC139873184 gene encoding uncharacterized protein; the protein is MVRKSYRTVETVTKSFTAEKYLKKIGLGKEDYYFWKQIGKALLCTYTVFGAMWLFNETSPLGWWTLKPVPKEEKELAHLYQRINYPYPGDEEAMTDFIAKGGMIGTMVSAKGTIEMDLGPENYQKQLQKEKFDQEALKLWLRMKNEVVQELRDKGYDL